The following coding sequences are from one Asterias amurensis chromosome 8, ASM3211899v1 window:
- the LOC139940910 gene encoding ras-related protein Rab-24-like, whose product MSGSRVDLKVVLLGKEFGGKTSLVERYLHDRFHGDVPYQNTIGAAFGAKKIEVDSRTVTMGVWDTAGSERYEAMSRIYYRGAKAAIVCYDLTEAPSFDRAKFWVEELKKNEETCKIYLSGNKFDLVDEDKKRRQVDYHSVTDYADELHAEVFETSSKTGYNIKELFFKIAKDYVRDSRNNEATADLPEGTFSLDTKPQKKSDGCPC is encoded by the exons ATGAGTGGAAGCCGGGTGGATTTGAAGGTGGTTTTACTCGGCAAGGAGTTCGGCGGTAAAACCAGCCTGGTGGAGCGGTACCTGCACGACAGATTCCATGGAGATGTACCATATCAAAAT ACTATTGGTGCAGCTTTTGGAGCAAAGAAGATTGAAGTGGATTCCAGAACAGTTACAATGGGTGTATGG GACACAGCTGGTTCAGAGAGATATGAAGCTATGAGTAGGATATACTACAGAGGAGCAAAAGCAGCCATAGTTTGTTATG ATCTCACAGAAGCTCCAAGTTTTGACAGAGCAAAATTCTGGGTTGAAGAACTGAAAAAGAATGAAGAG ACCTGCAAGATTTATTTATCAGGTAACAAGTTTGACCTTGTAGATGAAGACAAGAAGAGACGGCAAGTTGACTACCACAGCGTGACGGACTATGCAGACG AGCTACATGCTGAGGTGTTTGAAACATCAAGTAAAACTGGATACAATATAA AAGAGCTATTCTTCAAAATTGCCAAAGATTATGTTCGAGATTCTAGGAATAATGAAGCCA CTGCTGATTTACCAGAAGGAACATTTTCTCTGGACACCAAGCCTCAAAAAAAGTCAGATGGATGTCCCTGTTAA